In Halobacterium sp. R2-5, one DNA window encodes the following:
- a CDS encoding thiamine pyrophosphate-dependent dehydrogenase E1 component subunit alpha: MLTIREFDSTAGDLFADGDIPGFVHLYIGEEAVAVGACAALEDEDFITSTHRGHGHCIAKGLDPRKMMAELLGKREGYCNGKGGSMHIADVDANMLGANGIVGAGPPLATGAALTCQYHDDERVALAFLGDGAVAQGQVHEAINLAATWDLPAVFLVENNHFGEGTPVEQQHNVENLSETAESYDIPGFTVDGMDVTAVNEAVEEARERAANGNGPTFIEAETYRYRGHFEGDPEPYRDEDDVERWRQRDSIETFADRLIERGELSEDELEELRAEVEAEIEEAVEFARDADLPTAEEAYDDMFSQPVPEIERFASALRTDGRGGDQQ; encoded by the coding sequence ATGCTAACGATCCGCGAGTTCGACAGTACAGCCGGCGACCTGTTCGCCGACGGCGACATTCCCGGGTTCGTACACCTCTACATCGGCGAGGAAGCCGTCGCCGTAGGCGCGTGTGCAGCCCTCGAAGACGAGGACTTCATCACGAGCACGCACCGTGGACACGGCCACTGCATCGCCAAAGGCCTCGATCCGCGAAAGATGATGGCCGAACTCCTCGGGAAACGCGAGGGATACTGCAACGGGAAGGGTGGCTCGATGCATATCGCGGACGTCGACGCGAACATGCTCGGCGCGAACGGGATCGTGGGCGCCGGCCCGCCACTCGCAACGGGCGCTGCGTTGACCTGCCAGTACCACGACGACGAGCGCGTCGCGCTCGCGTTCCTCGGCGACGGAGCGGTCGCACAGGGCCAAGTTCACGAAGCCATCAACCTCGCAGCAACCTGGGATCTCCCGGCCGTGTTCCTCGTGGAGAACAACCACTTCGGCGAGGGAACACCGGTCGAACAGCAACACAACGTCGAAAACCTCAGCGAGACGGCGGAGTCGTACGACATCCCCGGCTTCACCGTCGACGGCATGGATGTCACCGCGGTCAACGAAGCCGTCGAAGAGGCGCGCGAGCGCGCAGCGAACGGCAACGGGCCGACGTTCATCGAGGCGGAGACGTACCGCTACCGCGGCCACTTCGAAGGCGACCCTGAGCCGTACCGCGACGAAGACGACGTCGAGCGCTGGCGGCAACGGGACTCGATTGAGACGTTCGCCGATCGGCTGATCGAGCGCGGTGAACTCTCCGAAGATGAGCTGGAGGAGCTTCGCGCGGAAGTTGAAGCCGAAATCGAGGAAGCCGTTGAGTTCGCCCGCGACGCCGATCTGCCGACAGCCGAGGAGGCGTACGACGATATGTTCTCCCAGCCGGTCCCAGAGATCGAGCGATTCGCGAGTGCACTTCGTACCGACGGCCGCGGAGGTGACCAGCAATGA
- a CDS encoding four-helix bundle copper-binding protein — MSLSETVSKIDSLSDEQRECIENCNEAAEVCEWCADECLGESDMEECARLCRDVADLTSLHARFMARSSQYSGDLASVCADACEACAEECDRHDADHCQVCADVLRECAESCRNMANS; from the coding sequence ATGTCCCTTTCAGAAACTGTTTCGAAGATCGACAGCCTGAGCGACGAGCAACGCGAGTGCATCGAGAACTGCAACGAGGCCGCGGAAGTCTGCGAGTGGTGCGCCGACGAGTGCCTCGGCGAATCGGACATGGAAGAGTGCGCGCGGCTCTGCCGGGACGTCGCCGACCTCACGTCCCTGCACGCCCGCTTCATGGCTCGTAGCTCCCAGTACAGCGGCGACCTCGCGAGCGTCTGTGCGGATGCCTGTGAGGCGTGCGCCGAGGAGTGCGACCGCCACGACGCCGATCACTGCCAAGTCTGCGCCGATGTCCTCCGGGAATGCGCTGAGTCCTGTCGGAATATGGCCAACAGCTGA
- a CDS encoding formate/nitrite transporter family protein — protein sequence MPVAPSPSEIFDRAVEEGERRLDQSMLELVATSFIAGFTIVFGIAALGIVHALVKPEFGDVATVAGALAFGVGVVFLVIGRAELFNENFFDPVAKAVDADSWMVFPLFRLWVVTFVVNLVGGVLFVLVFAVDGVLPTGTGAALSTVAEGLARRGVVAGFASAIVGGALVTLLSFLLEGVNSVGSRITMAYIVGVLLALGPFDHVIVTTLHVVFGILSGADVGYGLVAEVLVVTTAGNLVGGLGLVTLTHVAQAVGAEE from the coding sequence ATGCCCGTAGCTCCATCTCCCAGTGAAATATTCGACAGGGCAGTTGAGGAGGGCGAACGGCGCCTCGACCAGTCGATGCTCGAACTCGTCGCGACGAGTTTCATCGCTGGATTCACCATCGTCTTCGGGATCGCGGCACTCGGCATCGTTCACGCACTGGTCAAACCGGAGTTCGGGGATGTTGCCACGGTTGCTGGCGCGCTCGCCTTCGGCGTAGGCGTTGTCTTCCTGGTTATCGGCCGCGCGGAATTGTTCAACGAGAACTTCTTCGACCCGGTGGCAAAGGCAGTCGACGCCGACTCGTGGATGGTATTCCCGCTCTTCCGTCTGTGGGTCGTCACCTTCGTCGTTAACCTCGTTGGTGGCGTTCTCTTCGTGTTGGTGTTCGCCGTTGATGGAGTACTTCCGACCGGTACTGGGGCCGCGTTGAGTACGGTCGCCGAAGGCCTTGCGCGCCGAGGAGTGGTGGCCGGGTTCGCAAGCGCGATTGTTGGCGGTGCCCTCGTGACCTTGCTCTCGTTTCTTCTCGAGGGCGTCAACAGTGTCGGGAGCCGCATTACGATGGCCTACATCGTCGGGGTCCTGCTGGCTCTCGGACCCTTCGACCACGTGATTGTTACCACACTCCACGTCGTGTTCGGGATTCTCTCTGGGGCCGATGTCGGCTACGGGCTCGTGGCTGAGGTTCTCGTCGTCACTACCGCGGGGAATCTCGTGGGCGGACTGGGGTTAGTCACGCTCACCCACGTCGCCCAAGCGGTAGGCGCAGAGGAATAA